In a single window of the Palaemon carinicauda isolate YSFRI2023 chromosome 10, ASM3689809v2, whole genome shotgun sequence genome:
- the LOC137648173 gene encoding uncharacterized protein — MFDLKDFIRSPSGEKLEGITKIDWIVLARYYNVEVSESARKQEISNKVSEALMNLGILSDKEALLLMNWEKEEADSQQSASDNNTEDSTSEEEGAKAVREKTKSLKVKPKKSKLVYEGMSVEQMQIHLQIVRLGNEKAVELKRLEAEVEQKRIELEIKKIEVEGKSKVALKSFQVDNAVKSVPIFVENEVDSFFLQFEKVAEQREWPRTSWSTLVQTSFRGKAREVFAALSLDDSKDYERVKSEVLKAYEWVPERYRVKFRSWIKRDGHTHMEYAREQRLWYDRWINAREVNGDFGKLQELILLEQFKDGINPLIKTYLDERDVDNVVEATRLSDNYALTHKLYHTDVTPKIGRNRVWEERQNYKAQGKTTSSQVSSGGVYNKSFNRGFRGASQNSYGPSVSAGKAGSSGNDQFTPRYQNVGENFRDFVCFSCGKPGHISRSCPHRTENRPIQVVNKVKDKPVHSKKDDHKPENTIALLNQPQACGDISPCLFASPLRPGKSYCNNSINNNVCNVDENIGYKMGNNCVQNVNNVGYVETNVKENRMALPEESTKSKGTELYDPFMGEGWLHLPCVEKKKVRWLRDTGAVQSVMVRNMYDQWKDTGEYVLLRGFGPEFSAPLVEVKLETPLISGFVKIALVREIPVSGVELILGNDLCGNKVFGSSNPILTEKPSNSSSITEVECTFPNIFPACAVTTRSKSTEGKVKDDDGLDLQNLFKDSPETQVSKVSTPLRMLKVNKEEFVKSQIEDENLKVIRDNALVDINDIEKEGKCYFVKDGILMRKFKSRNVNDVVEQVIIPNSYKNFVLGIAHDSSYSGHLGINKTYEKLLRYFYWPKMHKDCSEYCKNCDLCQKVGKAQHDPKVMPLQPIEVPGEPFERLVLDCVGPLPRSSKGNEYLLTIMCSATRFPEAIPLRTVSADKVIEALNKFFSLVGLPKEVQTDQGTNFTSKKFKSFLACQNIKHCLSSPYHPQSQGVVERFHRTFKTMLRTYCCENEKEWDVFIPMLLFAVRDSVHSSLGYSPFQLVYVHQVRSPMEVIKNKLISDEKDSITLQEMKEKIKKIWKVAHENLEMVQEGMKRNYDKKAAKRELDIGDKVLVYLPTSDHPKRIKGIQHKIRLREETPISQRPYRMSPRQQQQLKTEVAYLLKHGLAEESHSEWASPCILVDKPDGSARMCTDYRKVNNVTIKDSYPMPRVEDIIDNVAKFPFLSKIDLLKGYYQIELDKDSRNIAAFVTPHGLYNYKVMPFGLCNAPLTFQRQMNYILKDLEGVFVYLDDIIIVGETWEDHIKKVYDVFKRLLKFNVTINLAKCEFGKTTVQYLGHGIGSGHVRPVDCHIEVIKNLTIPASKRGVMKFLGTVGYYRKFCENFSDVAYPLTELLKKDVKFVWSKECDEAFSKLKFMLMSKPVLKSPDFNLPFKLQVDSSEVGAGSVLLQEHDGITRFDLLKELELQGSDSRTTEITRSDTLEELNLQGSRLELLGLQGLIS; from the exons ATGTTTGATTTGAAAGATTTCATACGTAGTCCTAGTGGTGAAAAGTTAGAAGGTATTACTAAAATAGACTGGATTGTTCTAGCTAGGTACTATAATGTAGAAGTATCAGAatctgcaaggaagcaagaaatCTCAAATAAAGTAAGTGAGGCGCTAATGAATTTAGGCATTTTGTCTGATAAGGAAGCGTTGTTACTAATGAATTGGGAAAAGGAAGAAGCTGATAGCCAGCAaagtgctagtgataataatacagaGGATAGTACAAGTGAAGAGGAAGGTGCCAAAGCCGTACGTGAAAAAACCAAGTCACTTAAGGTCAAACCAAAAAAGTCTAAACTTGTTTATGAAGGGATGAGTGTTGAGCAGATGCAGATTCATTTGCAAATAGTTAGATTAGGAAATGAGAAAGCTGTCGAACTTAAAAGATTAGAAGCTGAGGTTGAGCAAAAGAGGATAGAACTAGAGATAAAGAAAATTGAAGTAGAAGGAAAGTCCAAAGTAGCACTAAAGTCTTTTCAGGTAGACAACGCAGTAAAAAGTGTACCCATTTTTGTTGAGAATgaagtagattctttttttttacaatttgagaaAGTAGCAGAACAGCGTGAATGGCCGAGAACGTCGTGGAGCACGTTGGTTCAAACTTCTTTTCGAGGAAAGGCTAGGGAAGTATTTGCTGCCTTATCTTTGGATGATTCTAAGGATTATGAGAGAGTTAAATCTGAGGTTTTGAAAGCTTATGAATGGGTGCCTGAGAGGTATAGAGTGAAGTTCAGAAGCTGGATAAAAAGAGATGGTCACACTCATATGGAGTATGCACGGGAACAACGCCTGTGGTATGATAGGTGGATAAATGCCAGAGAAGTTAATGGTGATTTCGGTAAACTTCAGGAACTTATCTTGCTTGAGCAGTTTAAGGATGGTATTAATCCACTTATTAAGACATATTTGGATGAACGTGATGTAGATAATGTGGTTGAAGCCACTAGATTGTCTGATAATTACGCATTGACCCATAAGCTGTATCATACTGACGTCACTCCTAAAATTGGAAGGAACAGAGTGTGGGAAGAGCGTCAAAATTACAAGGCTCAAGGTAAGACTACGAGTTCACAGGTATCATCAGGGGGAGTTTATAATAAATCTTTTAATAGAGGTTTTAGAGGGGCAAGTCAAAATAGTTATGGTCCTAGTGTtagtgctggaaaagcaggatccagtggaaatgatcagtttacaccccgttatcaaaatgtaggcgaaaattttagagattttgtatgtttcagttgtGGCAAACCAGGACACATCAGTAGGAGTTGTCCACATCGCACAGAAAACCGTCCAATTCAAGTGGtaaataaagttaaagataaacCTGTACATTCTAAAAAGGATGATCATAAACCTGAAAATACTATTGCATTGTTAAATCAACCGCAAGCATGTGGTGACATTAGTCCTTGTTTGTTTGCTTCTCCCCTTAGGCCAGGTAAGAGTTACTGTaacaatagcattaataataatgtatgtaatgtTGATGAGAATATTGGTTACAAAATGGGTAACAATTGTGTTCAAAATGTTAATAATGTTGGTTATGTTGagactaatgtaaaagaaaatagaatggcaCTTCCTGAAGAGAGTACCAAATCCAAAGGTACTGAATTGTATGACCCTTTTATGGGAGAAGGTTGGTTACACCTCCcttgtgttgaaaaaaagaaagtaaggtgGTTAAGAGATACCGGAGCGGTACAGTCTGTAATGGTAAGAAATATGTATGACCAGTGGAAGGATACTGGAGAGTATGTACTTCTGCGTGGGTTTGGTCCTGAATTCTCGGCTCCATTAGTAGAAGTAAAGTTGGAAACTCCGTTAATTTCGGGTTTTGTTAAAATTGCTTTGGTGAGAGAAATCCCAGTGTCGGGAGTAGAGTTAATTCTTGGAAATGATTTATGTGGAAACAAAGTTTTTGGTAGCAGTAATCCAATTTTGACAGAAAAACCCTCTAATTCTTCATCTATTACAGAAGTTGAATGTACATTTCCAAACATATTTCCTGCTTGTGCAGTTACTACAAGAAGTAAGAGTACCGAAGGAAAGGTAAAGGATGACGACGGTTTGGATTTACAAAACTTGTTTAAAGACAGTCCAGAAACACAAGTAAGTAAAGTCAGTACTCCTTTGCGAATGCTGAAAGTTAATAAGGAAGAATTTGTTAAATCTCAAATTGAAGATGAGAATTTGAAGGTAATAAGAGATAATGCccttgttgatataaatgatatCGAGAAGGAAGGCAAGTGTTACTTTGTTAAGGATGGAATCCTAATGAGGAAGTTTAAGAGTAGAAATGTTAATGATGTTGTAGAACAAGTGATTATTCCAAATAGTTATAAGAATTTTGTTCTAGGTATTGCTCATGACAGTAGTTATTCTGGTCATTTAGGTATAAACAAAACTTATGAGAAATTATTGAGGTATTTTTATTGGCCTAAGATGCACAAAGATTGTAGTGAATATTGTAAAAATTGTGATTTATGTCAAAAAGTAGGTAAAGCTCAACATGACCCTAAAGTGATGCCATTGCAACCCATTGAAGTTCCAGGCGAACCCTTTGAAAGACTGGTTTTGGATTGTGTGGGACCTCTTCCTAGGTCTAGCAAAGGCAACGAGTATTTGCTGACAATTATGTGTAGTGCTACCAGATTTCCAGAAGCTATTCCTTTAAGAACTGTGAGTGCTGATAAGGTAATAGAAGCACTTAATAAGTTCTTCTCGCTGGTTGGTTTGCCAAAAGAAGTACAAACTGACCAAGGAACCAACTTTACGTCAAAAAAGTTTAAATCATTTTTAGCCTGTCAGAATATTAAGCATTGCTtatcatctccttatcacccacagagccaaggagtggtcgaacgatttcatcgaaccttcaaaaccatgcttcgcacgtactgttgtgaaaatgaaaaggaatgggaTGTCTTCATACCAATGTTGCTATTTGCCGTTCGTGATAGCGTACATTCATCGTTGGGGTATTCTCCTTTTCAGTTAGTATATGTCCATCAGGTAAGGTCGCCCATGGAggtgataaaaaataaattgatttcagatgaaaaggattctatcactttacaagaaatgaaggaaaaaataaagaaaatatggaaagtagCACATGAGAATCTCGAAATGGTACAAGAAGGGATGAAAAGAAACTACGACAAAAAGGCTGCAAAACGTGAACTCGACATCGGAGACAAGGTTCTAGTGTATCTCCCTACATCTG ACCATCCAAAAAGGATAAAAGGAATACAGCATAAAATTAGGTTGAGAGAGGAGACTCCAATAAGTCAGCGTCCGTACAGAATGTCACCGAGGCAACAACAACAGTTAAAGACCGAAGTTGCTTATTTGCTGAAACACGGACTAGCAGAGGAAAGCCATAGTGAATGGGCTAGCCCATGTATTCTAGTCGACAAACCTGACGGAAGTGCAAGAATGTGTACAGACTATCGAAAGGTAAATAATGTAACTATAAAAGATTCATATCCCATGCCCAGAGTAGAAGATATAATTGATAATGTAGCAAAGTttccttttttaagtaaaattgatttattgaaaGGATACTATCAAATTGAGTTAGACAAAGACAGCAGGAATATTGCTGCATTTGTTACACCCCATGGACTTTATAACTATAAGGTAATGCCATTTGGTTTATGTAATGCACCTCTGACATTTCAACGTCAAATGAATTATATCTTAAAGGATCTCGaaggtgtatttgtttatttagatgacatTATCATAGTTGGAGAAACCTGGGAAGATCACATAAAAAAAGTATATGATGTTTTTAAGAGGTTATTAAAATTCAATGTCACGATAAACCttgcaaaatgtgaatttggaaaAACTACTGTTCAATATTTAGGACATGGAATAGGAAGTGGCCACGTGAGACCTGTTGATTGTCATATTGAGGTCATAAAGAATTTGACCATCCCTGCATCTAAACGTGGCGTGATGAAATTTTTGGGGACAGTGGGGTATTACAGAAAATTTTGTGAGAACTTTTCAGATGTAGCCTACCCATTAACAGAGTTGCTGAAAAAGGATGTGAAGTTTGTTTGGTCAAAGGAATGTGACGAAGCTTTTAGCAAACTTAAGTTCATGTTAATGTCTAAGCCAGTGCTGAAATCCCCAGACTTTAATCTACCGTTCAAGTTACAGGTAGACTCCAGTGAAGTAGGAGCTGGCAGTGTATTATTACAGGAACATGATG